The proteins below come from a single Chryseobacterium bernardetii genomic window:
- the kbl gene encoding glycine C-acetyltransferase: MISEKYLQHLQNELQNIENDGLYKRERIITSQQSAEIEANGKKLLNFCANNYLGLSNNPEVMKASQDMIQSHGYGMSSVRFICGTQDIHKELEKKIADFLGLEDTILYAAAFDANGGVFEPLFTEEDAIISDELNHASIIDGVRLCKAARYRYKNNDMADLEAQLIAASEKNHRFKIIVTDGVFSMDGIVADLKGVCDLADKYDALVMVDDSHATGFIGKTGRGTHEANEVMGRVDIITSTLGKALGGALGGFTSGKKEIIDMLRQRSRPYLFSNSLAPGIVGAALKVLDMISDDTTLRDKVMENADYFRTEMKAKGFDIPDGDAAIVPVMLYDAPLSQKMAEKLMDEGIYVIGFFYPVVPKGKARIRVQLSAAHTKEHLDKAIAAFEKVGKELGVIS; encoded by the coding sequence ATGATTTCTGAAAAATACCTTCAACATTTACAGAACGAACTTCAAAATATTGAGAACGACGGACTTTATAAAAGAGAAAGAATCATCACTTCCCAACAAAGTGCAGAAATTGAAGCGAACGGAAAGAAGCTTTTGAACTTCTGTGCCAATAATTATCTTGGATTATCTAACAATCCGGAGGTAATGAAAGCTTCTCAGGATATGATCCAGTCTCACGGCTACGGAATGTCATCGGTACGTTTCATCTGTGGAACCCAGGATATACACAAAGAATTAGAGAAAAAAATCGCTGATTTCCTGGGACTTGAAGATACAATTCTTTATGCAGCTGCTTTTGACGCGAATGGAGGGGTTTTCGAACCATTATTTACTGAAGAGGATGCTATTATTTCTGATGAACTGAACCATGCTTCCATCATTGATGGAGTGCGTCTTTGTAAAGCGGCAAGATACCGTTATAAAAACAATGATATGGCTGATCTTGAAGCACAGTTAATTGCTGCTTCTGAAAAAAATCACCGTTTCAAAATCATTGTAACCGATGGCGTTTTTTCTATGGACGGAATTGTTGCAGACCTGAAAGGAGTCTGTGATCTTGCTGATAAGTATGATGCCTTGGTAATGGTTGATGATTCTCACGCAACAGGATTTATCGGAAAAACCGGTAGAGGAACTCATGAGGCTAATGAAGTAATGGGCAGAGTAGATATTATTACTTCTACCTTAGGAAAGGCGTTAGGTGGTGCTTTAGGAGGATTTACTTCCGGTAAAAAAGAGATCATTGATATGTTGAGACAGCGTTCCCGTCCTTATTTATTCTCCAATTCATTAGCGCCAGGAATTGTAGGAGCTGCTTTGAAGGTATTGGATATGATTTCTGATGATACTACGCTTCGTGATAAGGTAATGGAAAATGCAGACTACTTCAGAACAGAAATGAAAGCTAAAGGTTTTGATATTCCTGATGGTGATGCCGCAATTGTTCCGGTAATGCTTTATGATGCTCCGCTTTCTCAGAAAATGGCTGAAAAGTTAATGGATGAAGGAATCTATGTAATCGGATTCTTCTATCCTGTAGTACCAAAAGGAAAAGCGAGAATCAGAGTTCAGTTGTCTGCTGCACATACAAAAGAACATCTGGACAAAGCAATTGCTGCTTTTGAAAAGGTAGGAAAAGAATTGGGAGTGATCTCTTAA
- a CDS encoding CopD family protein, producing the protein MLYTIIKALHIIFMVSYFAGIFYLVRIFVYYKDTDEFPEEKKKILREQYTFMARRLWNIITVPAGVIMAVCGLVMIFLNPGLMKMGWFHLKLTFLIGLAIYHYWCWKKVLKLKELNGNTLGTANIKLRQANEIATFILFLVVFTVILKSMVIEYWWQLIAGFFVLVFLIMMTVKLVNKNKKKK; encoded by the coding sequence ATGCTTTATACAATCATCAAAGCGCTGCACATTATTTTTATGGTAAGCTATTTTGCGGGAATTTTTTATCTCGTGAGGATCTTTGTTTACTATAAGGATACCGATGAATTTCCAGAAGAAAAAAAGAAAATTCTAAGGGAGCAGTACACGTTTATGGCCAGAAGGCTGTGGAATATTATCACCGTTCCTGCCGGAGTAATCATGGCAGTATGCGGATTGGTTATGATTTTTTTAAATCCTGGGCTTATGAAGATGGGATGGTTCCATTTAAAACTCACTTTCCTGATCGGGCTTGCTATCTATCATTACTGGTGCTGGAAAAAAGTGCTGAAATTAAAAGAATTAAACGGAAATACTCTGGGAACGGCTAATATCAAACTAAGACAGGCCAATGAAATTGCAACCTTCATTTTATTTCTGGTGGTGTTCACTGTAATTTTGAAATCGATGGTAATTGAATATTGGTGGCAATTAATTGCAGGATTTTTCGTTCTTGTATTTCTGATTATGATGACCGTTAAACTCGTTAATAAGAATAAAAAAAAGAAATAA
- a CDS encoding ABC transporter permease subunit yields the protein MIAILKKELWSYFGNWSAWVIIAAFSLIGTLFLFFFDNDSNIFEIGAASLQSYFVLVPWLLMFIIPALSMKTFAEEQQTGTLNWLFSQPLKVSELVTGKFLSVWIVGILCLIPSLIYLYTVYVLGVPEGNVDLGMTFGSYIGLIILIAAFSGIGILASSLSQNQIMAYLLGVFMCFIMYFGIEQLASYKLLGGADYILQNIGFYQHFLGFTRGLIDLKDVAYFILVISASLVLSNHFINKKK from the coding sequence ATGATTGCAATTTTAAAGAAAGAACTTTGGAGTTACTTTGGAAACTGGAGTGCATGGGTAATTATTGCCGCTTTCAGTTTAATAGGAACTCTTTTTCTGTTCTTTTTCGACAACGATTCCAATATTTTTGAGATCGGCGCAGCCTCGCTGCAGAGCTATTTTGTGTTGGTTCCATGGCTTTTAATGTTCATTATTCCGGCGCTTTCCATGAAAACTTTTGCTGAGGAACAGCAGACAGGAACCCTGAACTGGTTATTTTCACAGCCGCTGAAGGTTTCAGAACTGGTAACAGGAAAATTCCTATCTGTATGGATTGTTGGGATTTTATGCCTGATTCCCTCATTAATTTACCTTTATACCGTATATGTTTTGGGAGTTCCCGAAGGTAATGTAGACCTTGGAATGACTTTCGGAAGTTATATTGGGCTGATTATTTTAATCGCTGCCTTCTCGGGAATCGGAATTTTAGCTTCTTCATTATCACAGAATCAGATCATGGCTTATCTGTTAGGCGTTTTCATGTGCTTTATCATGTACTTTGGAATTGAACAGCTGGCAAGCTATAAACTTTTGGGCGGAGCAGATTATATCCTTCAAAATATTGGTTTTTACCAGCATTTTCTTGGATTTACAAGAGGACTAATAGATCTCAAGGATGTTGCTTATTTCATTCTTGTCATCAGTGCATCATTAGTATTGTCTAATCATTTTATTAACAAAAAGAAGTAG
- the gldG gene encoding gliding motility-associated ABC transporter substrate-binding protein GldG encodes MKKINAKSPLGIFLIAIIPLVIILTYSGIRLDLTKEKRYTLSESTIKVLESVKKPLMVEVYLEGDFPASFKQLQGETKFMLEEFRKINPKIDFKFIDPLRPKIPEDSLAAMGMQASFLPDSKDGKFTQITIYPYAVIRYDKTGVSIPLIVQQTGIDADQQLTRSIEGLEYNLVSNIKNIATDKRKKVGVLINQDELSPDEFQGFMQLALENYDAGPIIPKNQTELTLEDVPLLKQMSALVIAKPRKAFTDNEKVILDQYIMNGGKTLWMIDAVNAEMDTLTRSKKVMPFPIDINMTDFFFNYGLRINNALVKDVKKFALLKLVTGEVSGNPQFTSLPWPYYPLGIAENNNPITRNINPVKFEFPTSIDTLGGRKNIKTKVLFESSERTLLKQVPNYVDLKEIASVDSLGQMEKPSTPKIFAVALEGKFNSAYASRIERKSYPGFKAASPENKMIVIADGDIGRNKVIKGKPLPLGVDMLTNEQFGNEQFLRNALDYLLDDSNLMELRNRNIEERLLDRRRIEEEKTNWQWLNLLLPLVIIGLIGGLFFWLRKKKFE; translated from the coding sequence ATGAAGAAGATCAATGCTAAATCTCCGTTGGGAATTTTCTTAATTGCAATTATCCCTTTGGTTATTATTCTTACCTATTCAGGAATAAGACTCGACTTAACAAAAGAAAAAAGATATACTCTTTCCGAAAGTACCATTAAAGTATTAGAATCCGTTAAAAAACCTTTAATGGTGGAAGTTTACCTTGAAGGTGATTTTCCGGCCAGCTTTAAACAGCTTCAGGGGGAAACGAAGTTTATGCTGGAGGAATTCAGAAAAATAAATCCTAAGATCGATTTTAAATTTATTGATCCTTTGAGACCCAAAATCCCGGAAGACAGCTTGGCTGCTATGGGGATGCAGGCTTCATTCCTGCCAGATTCCAAGGACGGAAAATTTACTCAAATCACGATTTATCCGTATGCAGTGATCAGGTATGATAAAACAGGAGTTTCTATTCCTTTAATTGTACAGCAGACAGGGATAGATGCCGATCAGCAGCTTACAAGGTCTATTGAGGGGCTGGAATACAATCTTGTTTCAAATATTAAGAACATTGCTACTGATAAAAGGAAAAAAGTAGGCGTCTTGATTAATCAGGATGAATTAAGCCCGGATGAATTCCAGGGATTCATGCAGCTGGCATTGGAAAATTATGATGCAGGCCCTATTATTCCTAAGAATCAAACAGAACTTACCCTTGAGGATGTACCTTTATTAAAGCAGATGAGCGCTCTTGTTATTGCAAAGCCAAGAAAAGCTTTTACAGATAATGAGAAAGTAATCCTTGACCAATATATCATGAATGGCGGGAAAACCCTTTGGATGATTGATGCTGTGAATGCAGAAATGGATACGCTGACAAGATCTAAAAAGGTAATGCCTTTTCCCATTGATATCAATATGACCGATTTTTTCTTCAATTACGGCTTAAGAATCAATAATGCCTTGGTGAAAGATGTAAAGAAATTTGCATTGTTGAAATTAGTGACTGGAGAAGTCAGCGGAAACCCTCAGTTTACAAGTCTGCCCTGGCCGTATTATCCTCTTGGAATTGCTGAAAATAATAATCCGATCACCAGAAACATTAATCCTGTAAAGTTCGAATTCCCAACATCTATTGATACCTTGGGTGGAAGAAAAAATATTAAGACTAAAGTGCTTTTCGAATCCAGTGAAAGAACTTTGCTGAAACAGGTTCCCAACTATGTGGATCTTAAGGAAATAGCAAGTGTAGACAGCTTGGGGCAAATGGAAAAACCAAGTACTCCGAAGATCTTTGCTGTAGCACTGGAAGGAAAATTTAATTCTGCCTATGCTTCAAGAATTGAAAGAAAATCTTATCCAGGCTTTAAGGCAGCAAGTCCTGAAAATAAAATGATCGTAATTGCAGATGGAGATATAGGACGAAATAAAGTCATTAAAGGAAAACCGCTTCCATTAGGAGTAGACATGCTGACAAATGAACAGTTCGGAAATGAGCAGTTCCTGAGAAACGCTTTAGATTATCTGTTAGATGACAGTAATCTGATGGAACTGAGAAACAGAAACATTGAAGAAAGGCTTCTGGACAGACGAAGGATAGAAGAAGAGAAAACCAATTGGCAATGGCTGAATCTATTACTTCCATTGGTCATCATTGGTCTTATAGGAGGACTGTTCTTCTGGCTGAGAAAGAAGAAATTTGAATAA
- a CDS encoding DUF2314 domain-containing protein, with protein sequence MEDNPIFWADGSDPQMIEAYKKAQETFKYFWREQSWEYRRIIPGLNVSCVKAMFSEETETGETNVEHMWMNEIGFDGDRVTGYLINEANTLKNVQVGDFIDIPLTEISDWLFAITPSVKKPKGLSKLFSSSAEPLPKAYGGFTIQKMRSDMSASERKDHDNAWQLDFGDFNDILVVNHQKEEPENLIEHPMSRNMKDEFAKFLQEYPDEIKLIDDNGQTLLHRETIAGNLTTVKAALEAGADKNIQSRAGKTALDYAKQLNWEHLIPVLENH encoded by the coding sequence ATGGAAGACAATCCTATTTTTTGGGCAGACGGAAGTGACCCGCAAATGATTGAGGCCTACAAAAAAGCACAAGAAACTTTTAAATATTTCTGGCGTGAGCAATCCTGGGAATACAGAAGAATTATCCCTGGGCTAAATGTTTCCTGTGTAAAAGCAATGTTTTCTGAAGAAACAGAAACAGGAGAAACCAATGTGGAACATATGTGGATGAATGAAATTGGCTTTGATGGTGACCGTGTAACAGGATATCTTATTAACGAGGCTAATACATTAAAGAATGTTCAGGTTGGAGATTTTATTGATATTCCCCTTACTGAAATCAGCGACTGGCTTTTTGCCATTACTCCAAGTGTAAAGAAGCCTAAAGGTCTTTCAAAACTATTTTCTTCATCTGCAGAACCCCTTCCGAAGGCTTATGGTGGATTTACCATCCAAAAAATGCGTTCAGACATGTCTGCTTCAGAAAGAAAAGACCATGATAACGCCTGGCAGTTGGATTTCGGAGATTTTAATGATATTCTGGTTGTTAATCACCAAAAGGAAGAACCTGAAAACCTCATTGAGCATCCGATGAGCAGAAATATGAAAGACGAGTTCGCCAAGTTCTTACAGGAATATCCTGATGAAATCAAGCTAATTGATGATAACGGGCAAACCCTTCTTCACAGAGAAACCATTGCAGGAAACCTAACTACCGTAAAGGCTGCACTGGAAGCCGGTGCTGATAAAAATATCCAATCCAGAGCAGGAAAAACAGCACTGGATTATGCCAAACAGCTGAATTGGGAACATCTTATTCCGGTTTTGGAAAATCATTAA
- a CDS encoding DUF4268 domain-containing protein, whose protein sequence is MFSKQEAQQLKKEFWTAFGKSFPRKWILYDTKIKDMSFKFSADNKKAEVSLDIEMKDEIFRNAYYEKIWSLEDILKDFIGDFQKEEYFTLENGKVISRIWVEKHGVSVFNRNTWREIFEFFVEKMDGFERFYYEYEDFIKDI, encoded by the coding sequence ATGTTCAGCAAACAAGAAGCACAACAACTCAAAAAGGAATTTTGGACAGCTTTCGGGAAATCATTTCCAAGAAAATGGATCCTGTATGACACTAAGATCAAGGATATGTCATTTAAATTCTCTGCAGATAATAAAAAAGCAGAAGTTTCTCTTGACATCGAAATGAAAGATGAGATCTTCCGTAATGCTTATTATGAAAAAATATGGTCTCTGGAAGATATTTTAAAAGATTTTATAGGAGATTTTCAGAAAGAGGAATATTTTACACTGGAAAATGGTAAGGTCATCAGCAGGATTTGGGTGGAAAAACACGGGGTTTCAGTTTTCAACAGAAATACCTGGCGTGAAATTTTTGAATTCTTCGTTGAAAAAATGGATGGATTTGAAAGATTTTATTACGAATATGAGGATTTTATAAAGGACATCTGA
- a CDS encoding RrF2 family transcriptional regulator, with amino-acid sequence MLSKKSQYAFKALSYLVEKRNEGPVLISEIAEHKKIPLKFLENILLELKKADILDSKKGKGGGYFLRENPEEVKLAKIIRLVNGPIAMLPCVSLNFYEKCEDCNEEHCGLHDVLIEVRDASLNILEKKTLMDLVD; translated from the coding sequence ATGCTATCAAAAAAATCTCAATATGCGTTTAAGGCACTTTCATATCTTGTAGAAAAAAGAAATGAAGGGCCGGTTCTTATTTCCGAAATTGCGGAACATAAAAAGATACCTTTAAAGTTTTTGGAAAATATCCTGCTTGAACTGAAAAAGGCAGATATCCTTGACAGTAAAAAAGGAAAAGGAGGCGGATACTTCCTGAGAGAAAACCCTGAAGAAGTGAAACTGGCCAAAATTATCCGTCTTGTGAATGGCCCCATTGCCATGCTGCCCTGCGTAAGTCTGAACTTCTATGAAAAATGTGAAGACTGCAATGAAGAACACTGTGGGTTGCATGATGTTTTGATAGAAGTAAGGGATGCATCACTGAACATTCTTGAGAAAAAAACTTTAATGGATCTGGTTGACTGA
- a CDS encoding sulfite exporter TauE/SafE family protein, producing MVITRKIQIRLNVLFVTIVLLSIVVFSLYELGYFDELQQILAKDHYIFYWMLLVGVFAEIVAGSMGMGYGVICTTTLMFLNIPPHIVSASIHSAESFTTAAGSVSHVKLKNVSKSLVKKLAVPAVIGAIIGAVSLTYFGEYYAKITKTLIAFYTLYLGFQILSNAFKDKQSKALKRKTNLTRLGLIGGFIDSFAGGGWGPLVTGTLIKNAFTPRFAVGSSTVAKFILTITAAVTFFFTLGIQHWNIILGLLIGGIITAPFSAMLTARLPVKKMFVIIGTLVIVMSSITIYKSVFS from the coding sequence ATGGTAATTACAAGAAAGATTCAGATAAGGCTCAACGTATTGTTTGTAACGATTGTCTTGTTGTCAATAGTTGTTTTTTCCCTCTATGAACTGGGATACTTTGATGAGCTGCAACAAATTCTGGCTAAGGATCATTATATTTTTTACTGGATGCTTCTGGTGGGAGTGTTTGCAGAAATTGTTGCCGGTTCAATGGGAATGGGCTATGGAGTGATCTGCACCACTACTTTGATGTTTCTGAATATTCCTCCTCATATTGTAAGTGCCAGTATTCACTCCGCAGAAAGTTTTACTACGGCCGCAGGAAGTGTAAGCCATGTTAAGCTTAAAAATGTAAGTAAGAGCCTCGTGAAGAAATTAGCTGTTCCTGCAGTTATTGGAGCTATTATCGGAGCAGTCAGTTTAACTTATTTCGGAGAATATTATGCAAAAATTACCAAAACACTGATTGCTTTTTATACCTTATATCTTGGATTCCAGATCCTTTCCAATGCTTTTAAAGATAAACAGAGTAAAGCGCTTAAAAGAAAAACCAATCTTACAAGACTCGGATTAATTGGAGGATTCATAGACTCTTTTGCGGGTGGCGGATGGGGGCCTTTGGTAACCGGAACTCTTATCAAAAATGCCTTTACCCCTAGATTTGCTGTTGGAAGCTCTACTGTTGCCAAGTTTATCCTTACAATTACAGCTGCGGTTACCTTTTTCTTTACTCTTGGAATTCAGCACTGGAATATTATTCTCGGGCTCTTAATCGGGGGCATTATTACTGCACCTTTCTCTGCCATGCTTACAGCAAGGCTTCCGGTGAAGAAAATGTTTGTGATAATTGGAACTTTAGTTATTGTGATGAGTTCTATAACTATTTATAAATCAGTATTCAGTTAA
- a CDS encoding putative quinol monooxygenase: MNLHIIALFKFNENYLMEAVELFQNLVKETRKEEGCLQYDLIEDKDNKGTFFLIELWESVDHHNRHNGQDHLLDFRKDASKMMERTVEVYKGFKIY, translated from the coding sequence ATGAACTTACATATCATTGCACTGTTTAAGTTTAATGAAAACTATCTGATGGAAGCGGTAGAGCTTTTTCAAAACCTGGTAAAGGAAACAAGGAAAGAAGAAGGCTGCCTGCAGTATGACCTTATTGAAGATAAAGACAACAAAGGAACATTCTTCCTGATTGAACTTTGGGAAAGTGTTGACCATCACAACAGACATAACGGACAGGATCACCTGCTGGACTTCCGTAAAGATGCTTCCAAAATGATGGAACGTACAGTGGAGGTTTACAAAGGATTTAAAATATACTAA
- a CDS encoding T9SS type A sorting domain-containing protein yields MRAKLLLASVLAFTVQQTVLAQTDALGYTQANMTLGNGYQNRSFFNFSDGNIVSQPANTWDIAFYRVSPYATGTRINDAKNIEVYTAATSLAEWDNINISNEDSWGEPLYNPDQITDWSQGAFEQGPITSSNPNIPSTGWGVYNPVSHHIQGKAIFVLKYASGAYIKFAIEDAFSGYTFRYSKWNGTAWGPTETRTVANGTDDAFFNYFSFDTGAKVPDMEPSRSAWDLVFTKYFTFYNGIQMYPVAGAIQSPGLKVAMADPETQQVANGTIPPANSFSSNITTIGHSWKSITTLKNNVVYYVKKDNDYYRMYFTQSDGSSTGNMFFKYKKITGSLGITEVSKKAAFGIYPNPTTADKKVTVLFDVKEKASNKGSVEVFDLTGKKVYAAELTNETGFYKQDLNLSQLPSGNYMVKITYGGTSETKKIIVK; encoded by the coding sequence ATGAGAGCAAAACTATTATTGGCTTCAGTACTTGCTTTTACTGTTCAACAGACAGTTTTAGCACAGACAGATGCACTAGGATATACACAGGCAAATATGACACTGGGAAACGGATACCAGAATCGTTCATTCTTTAATTTTTCTGATGGAAATATTGTTTCCCAGCCTGCAAACACCTGGGATATTGCATTTTACAGAGTTTCTCCGTACGCAACAGGAACAAGAATTAATGATGCTAAAAACATTGAGGTATACACAGCTGCAACCAGCTTAGCAGAATGGGATAATATCAATATCAGTAACGAAGATTCCTGGGGTGAACCCCTTTATAATCCTGACCAGATCACGGATTGGAGCCAGGGAGCTTTCGAACAGGGGCCTATTACCTCTTCTAATCCTAATATTCCTTCTACGGGCTGGGGTGTTTACAATCCTGTAAGCCATCATATTCAGGGCAAAGCAATCTTTGTTTTAAAATATGCTTCGGGAGCCTACATTAAATTTGCAATTGAAGATGCTTTTTCAGGATACACCTTCAGATACTCTAAATGGAATGGTACAGCATGGGGACCCACAGAAACAAGAACTGTAGCAAACGGAACAGATGATGCTTTCTTCAACTATTTCTCGTTTGATACAGGAGCAAAAGTTCCTGATATGGAACCTTCCAGAAGTGCATGGGATTTAGTATTTACAAAATATTTTACTTTCTATAATGGAATTCAGATGTATCCTGTTGCAGGCGCTATTCAGAGCCCGGGACTGAAAGTAGCCATGGCAGATCCGGAAACCCAGCAGGTAGCTAATGGTACAATTCCCCCGGCTAACAGTTTCTCGTCCAACATCACAACCATTGGCCATTCATGGAAAAGCATTACTACTTTAAAGAATAATGTTGTTTATTATGTGAAAAAAGATAATGACTATTACAGGATGTACTTCACACAAAGCGATGGCTCCAGTACAGGAAATATGTTTTTTAAGTATAAAAAGATTACAGGATCATTGGGAATTACGGAAGTAAGTAAAAAAGCTGCTTTCGGCATTTATCCTAACCCTACAACTGCAGATAAAAAGGTAACTGTTTTATTTGATGTTAAAGAAAAAGCAAGCAATAAAGGGAGTGTAGAAGTATTTGACCTTACCGGAAAAAAGGTATATGCTGCTGAATTAACTAATGAAACTGGATTCTACAAACAAGACCTGAACCTGTCTCAACTTCCTTCAGGAAATTATATGGTAAAGATTACCTATGGTGGAACTTCAGAAACTAAAAAAATTATCGTGAAATAA
- a CDS encoding T9SS type A sorting domain-containing protein: MKIRLLLGTLLFTAATANAQLATINEDFQTFTAGNTAPWPQNNWSNIQNTTSGPWVYASGTTNKFIQYYSFSAANTAGYLITPQIIAPDGNKTLTFKAALTTGSASGATGTIEIGLVDNTTDMSTFTAIGNSINLTAGIVQYSVPVPPSSKQYIAFKITGSNMHTAIQIDDVVYNSSSSLGIKENTTSRDDIRFSLNTDNTALLFFTKKQLRNIQIHSASGQMVAEGKPNGDSFSINKLQTGLYYISIETVDGRIIPSKFIKK; the protein is encoded by the coding sequence ATGAAAATAAGATTACTCCTTGGTACTTTATTGTTTACAGCAGCTACAGCAAATGCCCAGCTAGCAACTATTAATGAAGACTTTCAGACATTTACTGCAGGAAATACAGCTCCCTGGCCCCAAAACAATTGGTCAAATATCCAAAATACAACATCCGGCCCCTGGGTTTATGCATCCGGAACAACCAATAAATTTATACAGTATTATAGTTTCTCAGCAGCAAATACTGCAGGGTATCTGATTACTCCACAAATTATTGCCCCTGACGGCAATAAAACTTTAACTTTTAAAGCAGCTCTCACCACAGGTTCTGCCTCTGGTGCTACAGGAACAATAGAAATAGGCTTGGTAGATAATACTACTGATATGAGTACATTTACAGCTATTGGCAATAGTATTAACCTCACTGCCGGCATTGTACAGTATTCAGTACCGGTACCGCCTTCATCCAAGCAGTATATTGCATTTAAAATCACCGGGAGCAATATGCATACTGCCATTCAGATTGATGATGTAGTTTATAACAGCTCTTCTTCTTTAGGAATAAAAGAAAATACAACATCAAGGGATGATATTAGATTTTCTTTAAACACAGATAATACAGCTTTACTATTCTTCACGAAAAAACAGCTTAGGAATATTCAGATCCATTCGGCTTCAGGACAAATGGTAGCAGAAGGAAAGCCTAATGGGGATTCATTCTCAATTAATAAACTTCAGACAGGATTGTATTATATTTCTATTGAAACAGTAGATGGCAGGATTATCCCATCAAAATTCATTAAAAAGTAA